Proteins from one Deinococcus apachensis DSM 19763 genomic window:
- a CDS encoding FUN14 domain-containing protein, with protein MIAPLPDALSTSPIADALRPLLPDLSVGAVLGFATGFALKKIGRVALLGLGLLFITVQVLAYFDLVTVNWPRVQALADPLLRQGGEVGGVWVGRVLTANLPFAGAFTAGLLVGLRARG; from the coding sequence ATGATCGCGCCCTTGCCCGACGCGCTCTCCACCTCGCCCATCGCCGATGCCTTGCGGCCCTTGCTTCCCGACCTGAGCGTGGGGGCGGTGCTGGGCTTTGCCACCGGGTTCGCGCTGAAAAAGATCGGTCGGGTGGCGCTGCTGGGGCTGGGGTTGCTCTTTATCACCGTGCAGGTGCTGGCCTATTTCGACCTGGTCACGGTGAACTGGCCGCGGGTGCAGGCGCTCGCCGACCCGCTCTTGCGGCAGGGGGGAGAGGTGGGGGGAGTCTGGGTGGGGCGGGTGTTGACGGCGAATCTGCCCTTTGCTGGGGCGTTTACGGCGGGGCTGCTGGTGGGGTTGCGGGCGCGGGGGTGA
- a CDS encoding RNA polymerase sigma factor, with product MTPEPDILTPELLARLTNGEEAAWYDFVSAYEGRMYAYLYRLEGNAEDALDLTQEVFYRAWRSIKTFREGERVLPWLYQVARNTQIESHRRKQLQRFSLEEAREDVGFEVTSAARSPSQAAESADAQDRVQRALMRLPEEYREAVVLRFVEDFPYDEIARIQGVAVGTAKSRVFRAKEQLAELLADVADVH from the coding sequence GTGACCCCCGAGCCGGACATCCTCACGCCCGAATTGCTCGCCCGCCTGACAAACGGGGAGGAGGCGGCCTGGTACGACTTCGTGAGCGCCTACGAGGGCCGGATGTACGCCTACCTGTACCGGCTGGAAGGCAACGCCGAGGACGCGCTGGACCTCACCCAGGAGGTCTTCTACCGCGCCTGGCGCTCTATCAAAACCTTCCGAGAGGGCGAGCGCGTGCTGCCCTGGCTGTATCAGGTCGCCCGCAACACCCAGATCGAGTCGCACCGCCGCAAGCAACTCCAGCGTTTCAGCCTGGAGGAGGCCCGCGAGGACGTGGGCTTCGAGGTGACGAGCGCGGCCCGCTCCCCCTCGCAGGCGGCCGAGAGCGCCGACGCCCAGGACCGGGTGCAGCGCGCCCTGATGCGCCTGCCCGAGGAATACCGCGAGGCGGTCGTGCTGCGCTTTGTGGAAGACTTCCCCTACGATGAGATTGCGCGCATTCAGGGTGTGGCGGTCGGGACGGCCAAGAGCCGGGTCTTCCGCGCCAAGGAGCAACTGGCGGAGCTGCTGGCGGATGTGGCGGACGTGCATTGA
- a CDS encoding CAP domain-containing protein, whose amino-acid sequence MSLGIWMRGGLLALGLAGVPWAVLVEAAAAQPTGFRVGLSMDEERRAPLTVTFTAQAPTENRVEWDFGDGSVAQGTRVTHTYYRAGTYTLRARLLDTRGQVQATATGPVQVLSGGPEHAEAVVLLGRGEVRLSAEGSVAYRPGTPSFTLNGRPVGSGPLQITAGEYRATVRVPGESGMLERSVAFRIAPLAASVPFETEVLRLTNQARARGWNCTTLREGGRALPPLTRDPQLEVAALAQSAGMALNGYFDHKSGVDDSTPMGRVQATGLRPQAVAENIAAGQRTPEEVVQSWLRSPGHCHNIMGDFSRIGVSYVNRVGSPYLNYWTQVFATPAE is encoded by the coding sequence GTGAGTCTGGGAATATGGATGCGGGGGGGCCTGCTGGCACTGGGGCTGGCGGGGGTGCCGTGGGCGGTACTGGTGGAGGCGGCGGCGGCCCAGCCCACGGGGTTCCGGGTGGGCCTCTCGATGGACGAGGAAAGGCGGGCGCCGCTGACCGTCACCTTCACGGCGCAGGCGCCCACCGAGAACCGGGTGGAGTGGGACTTCGGGGACGGGAGCGTGGCCCAGGGCACCCGAGTGACACACACCTACTACCGCGCGGGCACGTACACCCTGCGCGCCCGTCTGCTCGACACGCGCGGCCAGGTCCAGGCCACCGCGACAGGACCGGTACAGGTTCTCAGTGGCGGCCCAGAACACGCGGAAGCCGTCGTGCTGCTCGGGCGCGGCGAGGTGCGCCTGAGTGCCGAGGGAAGCGTCGCCTACCGCCCGGGCACGCCGAGCTTCACCCTGAACGGTCGCCCGGTGGGAAGCGGGCCCCTCCAGATCACGGCGGGCGAGTACCGCGCCACCGTGCGCGTGCCCGGCGAGAGTGGGATGCTGGAGCGCAGCGTGGCCTTCCGCATCGCGCCGCTCGCCGCCAGCGTCCCCTTCGAGACCGAGGTGCTGCGCCTGACGAACCAGGCCCGCGCCCGGGGCTGGAACTGCACCACCTTGCGGGAAGGTGGCCGGGCGCTGCCGCCCCTGACGCGCGATCCCCAGCTTGAGGTCGCCGCCCTCGCCCAGTCGGCGGGCATGGCGCTGAACGGGTACTTCGACCACAAGAGTGGGGTGGACGACAGCACGCCCATGGGGCGGGTGCAGGCGACCGGGCTGCGGCCCCAGGCGGTCGCCGAGAACATAGCCGCAGGGCAGCGGACGCCGGAGGAGGTCGTGCAGAGCTGGCTCCGCAGCCCCGGCCACTGCCACAACATCATGGGCGACTTCTCCCGCATCGGCGTGTCGTACGTGAACCGCGTGGGCAGCCCCTACCTCAACTACTGGACGCAGGTGTTCGCCACACCCGCCGAGTAA
- a CDS encoding sensor histidine kinase, which produces MTPVPGHFFPRLPRGLRVREVLLAALPAVLTVALLLLATQPAYRTLIDKGSGWTPYAYQGLVQDVQAYQVARLDPSQGPEERQMRYEVALSSAVNPAQFTMLDAVEAHGEARLARVAALLRRNTPASIAAAAREATSLNAQAGDFANDTRVQYVRALDFMRRALLGTAGLTGLLSMLLTGRALLLWRSERERRARREARQREALSLASHELRRPLQSLLLASDLLRQAETPEQRQHLLALIEDSAAQIAHRADLTRLDDLYLDVTLRVTRPDLRVLVGRVAGGRVRAHLPVQPVLWPVDVNRVRQIVENLVENALKYTSGPVEVTLGTPNGRPEITVRDHGPGIPAGERERMFLPHERGPRGLTPGQGLGLSLVRRYARAHGGDVTLEDAPGGGTLARVVLGEPLTLEGGLGRPA; this is translated from the coding sequence GTGACGCCCGTCCCCGGCCACTTCTTCCCGCGCCTTCCGCGTGGCCTGCGCGTGCGCGAGGTGCTGCTGGCCGCACTGCCCGCCGTGCTGACGGTCGCCCTGCTGCTTCTGGCGACCCAGCCCGCCTATCGCACCCTGATCGACAAGGGGAGCGGCTGGACCCCCTACGCCTACCAGGGCCTCGTGCAGGACGTGCAGGCCTATCAGGTCGCGCGGCTCGACCCCTCCCAGGGTCCGGAGGAGCGGCAGATGCGTTACGAGGTGGCCCTCTCCAGCGCCGTCAACCCCGCCCAGTTCACCATGCTGGACGCGGTGGAGGCCCACGGCGAGGCCCGGCTCGCGCGGGTGGCGGCCCTGCTGCGCCGGAACACCCCGGCGAGCATCGCCGCCGCCGCCCGCGAGGCGACCTCTCTAAACGCCCAGGCGGGTGACTTCGCCAACGACACCCGGGTGCAGTACGTGCGGGCGCTGGACTTCATGCGCCGGGCGCTGCTCGGCACCGCTGGCCTGACCGGGCTCCTGAGCATGCTGCTCACCGGGCGGGCGCTGCTGCTGTGGCGCTCGGAGCGCGAACGCCGCGCCCGCCGCGAGGCCCGCCAGCGCGAGGCCCTGAGCCTTGCCAGTCACGAGCTGCGCCGCCCCCTCCAGTCGCTGCTCCTCGCCAGCGACCTGCTGCGCCAGGCCGAGACGCCCGAGCAGCGTCAGCACCTGCTCGCCCTGATCGAGGACAGTGCCGCCCAGATCGCCCACCGGGCCGACCTCACCCGCCTGGACGACCTGTACCTCGACGTGACCCTGCGGGTGACGCGGCCGGACCTGCGGGTCCTGGTGGGGCGGGTCGCCGGGGGCCGGGTCCGCGCCCATCTGCCGGTGCAACCCGTCCTCTGGCCGGTGGACGTGAACCGGGTGCGGCAGATCGTCGAGAATCTGGTCGAGAACGCCCTGAAGTACACCTCCGGCCCGGTCGAGGTGACCCTCGGCACCCCGAACGGGCGGCCCGAGATCACCGTGCGCGATCACGGCCCCGGCATTCCCGCCGGGGAGCGCGAGCGGATGTTCCTCCCCCACGAGCGCGGCCCGCGCGGCCTGACGCCGGGGCAGGGCCTGGGCCTCTCGCTCGTGCGCCGCTACGCCCGCGCCCACGGCGGCGACGTGACGCTGGAGGACGCCCCGGGGGGCGGCACCCTCGCCCGGGTGGTCCTGGGCGAACCCCTGACCCTGGAGGGGGGGCTGGGGCGCCCGGCCTGA
- a CDS encoding molybdopterin-dependent oxidoreductase, producing MFPKILALLPALALASGLALGTGSGERQSAKWPPFSYVHPARPLPAVRPGERIMLTVESPGHSLALTRAQLLALPTVRYATEHAQLHRTFTYEGVPLRDLAVMAGFAGRDMRLYASNGFVTTIRARDYIRAPIMLAHTANGKPIPVLEKGPLTVVLPHDPGRFPPRLYGAAWVWFVERITPAP from the coding sequence GTGTTCCCCAAAATCTTGGCCCTGCTGCCCGCCCTGGCTCTGGCGTCCGGCCTGGCGCTGGGGACAGGTTCCGGCGAGCGGCAGAGCGCGAAATGGCCTCCCTTTTCCTACGTCCACCCGGCCCGGCCGCTTCCCGCCGTCCGGCCCGGCGAGCGAATCATGCTGACCGTCGAGAGTCCCGGCCACTCGCTGGCCCTGACGCGGGCGCAACTGCTCGCGTTGCCCACCGTGCGGTACGCGACCGAGCATGCGCAACTCCACCGCACCTTCACCTACGAGGGCGTGCCCCTGCGTGACTTGGCGGTCATGGCGGGCTTCGCCGGGCGGGACATGCGCCTGTATGCCAGCAACGGCTTCGTGACCACCATCCGTGCCCGGGACTACATCAGGGCGCCCATCATGCTCGCGCATACGGCGAACGGGAAGCCCATCCCGGTGCTGGAGAAGGGACCGCTGACAGTCGTGCTGCCCCACGACCCCGGGCGGTTCCCGCCGAGGCTGTACGGGGCCGCCTGGGTGTGGTTCGTGGAACGCATCACCCCCGCCCCGTGA
- a CDS encoding DUF4384 domain-containing protein, with translation MKVLTPLKALCALLVGTASAAPVISAQSIIVNPVPTNLSVKVWTDRDSSGAQAPGYTPGERIRLYTSVNQDAYVYLFNVDPQGNVDLILPNKYQGGGNFLKANTTRAFPSPGDPFTFDVSTPYGLNKVLALASRTQLNLDQIASFKSQQNSFATVNVKGQQQLAQALSIVVKPVEQTSWISDTAYYTVVSPAGNTGGGSATPLLVPAPATSAPARPNPIQPAPTAKALSVQVQPTTPQPAPLPNVRDWQTTVERQGSLSAVYTEYAARLRAEGYTQTSSRQTGNHIRGEFRKGDGRATLEVKQKGSRFEIKVTRR, from the coding sequence ATGAAGGTTCTCACTCCCCTGAAGGCCCTCTGCGCCCTGCTGGTCGGCACGGCGAGCGCCGCGCCCGTCATCAGCGCGCAGAGCATCATCGTGAACCCGGTGCCCACCAACCTCAGCGTGAAGGTCTGGACCGACCGCGACAGTAGCGGCGCCCAGGCGCCGGGCTACACGCCGGGCGAGCGCATCCGGCTGTACACCAGCGTGAACCAGGACGCCTACGTGTACCTGTTCAACGTGGACCCCCAGGGCAACGTCGACCTGATCCTGCCCAACAAGTACCAGGGCGGCGGCAACTTCCTGAAGGCGAACACCACCCGCGCCTTTCCCTCGCCCGGCGACCCCTTCACCTTCGACGTCTCCACCCCCTACGGCCTGAACAAGGTGCTGGCGCTGGCGAGCCGCACGCAGCTCAACCTCGACCAGATCGCCTCCTTCAAGTCGCAGCAGAATTCGTTTGCCACCGTGAATGTCAAGGGCCAGCAGCAGCTCGCCCAGGCGCTGAGCATTGTCGTCAAGCCCGTCGAGCAGACGAGCTGGATCAGCGACACCGCGTACTACACCGTCGTCTCCCCTGCTGGGAACACGGGGGGCGGCTCGGCCACGCCGCTGCTGGTTCCGGCCCCCGCCACGTCGGCACCGGCACGCCCCAACCCCATTCAGCCCGCGCCCACCGCCAAGGCCCTGTCGGTGCAGGTCCAGCCGACCACCCCGCAGCCCGCGCCGTTGCCCAACGTGCGCGACTGGCAGACCACTGTTGAGCGCCAGGGCAGCCTGAGCGCCGTCTATACCGAGTACGCCGCCCGCCTGCGCGCCGAGGGGTACACCCAGACGAGTTCCCGCCAGACCGGCAACCACATCCGGGGCGAGTTCCGCAAGGGCGACGGTCGCGCCACCCTGGAAGTCAAGCAGAAGGGCAGCCGCTTCGAGATCAAGGTCACCCGCCGCTGA
- a CDS encoding FeoA family protein, translating to MNELNPGEAAHVVTLDPRHPLRRRLLELGFVRGARVAVVRRAPMGDPVEVRVNGTDLALRAQDLRGIRVRA from the coding sequence TTGAACGAACTGAACCCCGGCGAGGCGGCCCACGTGGTCACGCTGGACCCCCGGCACCCCCTGCGGCGGCGGCTGCTGGAACTGGGTTTCGTGCGGGGGGCGCGGGTGGCCGTGGTGCGCCGGGCACCGATGGGTGATCCGGTCGAGGTGCGGGTGAACGGAACCGATCTGGCGCTGCGGGCGCAGGACCTGCGCGGCATCCGGGTGCGGGCATGA
- the feoB gene encoding ferrous iron transport protein B produces MTTLPPAPPPDLLVPDEAACATTLERLRAAREPRVVVVGNPNVGKTTLINAVAGTRLKVGNWSGVTVEKREARLNHAGRPVYLLDLPGAYSLSPHTPEELITRTALLDEAPDAVINVLDAGNLERNLYLTLQLLDFRVPLAVALNLVDEARDKGLTVDPAALSRALGVPVVETVASRGEGTGKLLDQALSGATLGIGVRYPEAVESAVADLTGRMAELPTLPPHAHRYLALALLEGDPSVRGRLAATGHAPLLDAADAHLAALETEGVDALIEIAEARYARAGDLARVAVPQAEARRTLSERLDRLALHPWLGIPLFLALVLLVFRLTFSVASPFVDLIGGPLQGTVSGWAAAALGWFPLARDLVVGAIIPGVGTVLSFLPTLLVLYLAMSFLEDSGYMARAAFLMDRAMRGVGLDGRAFIPLILGFGCNVPAVYATRTLERRSDRLLVSMILPFMSCSARLPVYVVFAAALFPRHGSLLVWALYVLGMAVAFLFALLLRRTALPAEGGGVLLELPPYRFPAWKVLWKHAWRRTASFAKRARTTVLATVAGVWLLLAIPVVAGGQFATVPPQDSLFGRVSQAVSPVFAPLGFGNWQATGALVPGFVAKEVVVGTLGQIYLGEQAEAPAPLGLFAGVGQAATATWDAIKASVLALPTVLALPSLGADTSADAQTPLAAALARAFSPAGALAYLVFVLLYTPCIATVGALAQEHGRRVAWTTVAYQLATAWVMGFLVYQIASRLL; encoded by the coding sequence ATGACCACGCTGCCGCCCGCGCCCCCGCCGGATCTGCTCGTGCCGGACGAGGCCGCCTGTGCGACCACGTTGGAACGGCTGCGCGCCGCCCGGGAGCCGCGCGTCGTGGTGGTCGGGAACCCAAACGTCGGCAAGACGACACTCATCAACGCGGTGGCGGGCACCCGGCTCAAGGTCGGCAACTGGTCGGGCGTGACGGTCGAGAAGCGCGAGGCCCGTTTGAACCACGCGGGCCGCCCCGTCTACCTGCTCGACCTGCCGGGCGCGTACTCGCTGAGCCCCCACACCCCCGAGGAACTCATCACCCGCACGGCCCTGCTCGACGAGGCGCCGGACGCGGTGATCAACGTGCTGGACGCCGGGAACCTGGAGCGCAATCTCTACCTCACGCTGCAACTCCTCGACTTCCGGGTGCCGCTGGCGGTCGCGCTGAATCTGGTGGACGAGGCGCGCGACAAGGGCCTCACGGTGGACCCGGCGGCGCTGTCGCGGGCGCTGGGCGTGCCCGTGGTCGAGACGGTGGCGAGCCGGGGCGAGGGCACCGGGAAGCTGCTGGACCAGGCGCTCTCGGGGGCGACGCTGGGCATCGGCGTGCGCTACCCAGAGGCGGTTGAGAGTGCCGTGGCCGACCTCACCGGACGCATGGCCGAACTCCCAACCCTGCCCCCGCACGCGCACCGCTACCTGGCGCTGGCGCTGCTGGAGGGGGACCCCAGCGTGCGCGGGCGGCTGGCGGCGACCGGCCACGCACCGCTGCTCGACGCGGCGGACGCGCACCTCGCCGCGCTGGAGACGGAGGGGGTGGACGCCCTCATCGAGATCGCGGAGGCGCGGTATGCGCGGGCGGGGGACCTGGCGCGGGTGGCCGTGCCCCAGGCGGAGGCGCGGCGCACCCTCAGCGAGCGGCTGGACCGCCTAGCGCTGCACCCGTGGCTGGGCATTCCCCTCTTCCTGGCGCTGGTCCTGCTGGTGTTCCGGCTGACCTTCAGCGTGGCCTCTCCCTTCGTGGACCTGATCGGGGGACCGCTGCAGGGGACGGTGAGCGGCTGGGCGGCAGCGGCCCTGGGCTGGTTCCCCCTGGCACGCGACCTCGTGGTGGGGGCGATCATCCCCGGCGTGGGCACGGTGCTGAGCTTCCTGCCCACCCTGCTCGTGCTGTACCTCGCCATGAGTTTCCTGGAGGACAGCGGCTACATGGCCCGCGCCGCCTTCCTGATGGACCGGGCGATGCGCGGCGTGGGGCTGGATGGGCGGGCCTTCATCCCGCTGATCCTGGGGTTCGGGTGCAACGTGCCTGCCGTGTACGCGACCCGCACGCTGGAGCGGCGCAGCGACCGGCTGCTCGTCAGCATGATCCTCCCGTTCATGAGCTGCTCGGCGCGGCTGCCGGTGTACGTGGTGTTCGCCGCCGCGCTGTTTCCGCGTCACGGAAGCCTCCTCGTCTGGGCGCTGTACGTGCTGGGCATGGCGGTCGCCTTCCTCTTCGCCCTGCTGCTGCGCCGCACCGCCCTGCCCGCCGAGGGGGGCGGGGTGCTGCTGGAACTGCCGCCCTACCGCTTCCCCGCCTGGAAGGTGCTGTGGAAGCACGCCTGGCGCCGCACGGCGAGCTTTGCGAAGAGAGCGCGCACCACCGTGCTGGCGACCGTGGCGGGCGTGTGGCTGCTGCTCGCCATCCCGGTCGTGGCGGGGGGCCAGTTCGCCACCGTCCCCCCGCAGGACAGCCTCTTCGGGCGGGTCAGCCAGGCGGTCTCGCCCGTCTTCGCACCGCTGGGCTTCGGGAACTGGCAGGCGACGGGGGCGCTCGTGCCCGGCTTCGTCGCCAAGGAGGTCGTGGTGGGCACCCTGGGGCAGATTTACCTGGGCGAGCAGGCCGAGGCTCCGGCCCCGCTGGGTCTGTTCGCCGGAGTGGGGCAGGCCGCGACTGCCACCTGGGACGCGATCAAGGCGAGCGTCTTGGCCCTGCCCACCGTTCTCGCCCTGCCCAGTCTCGGCGCCGACACCTCTGCCGACGCGCAGACGCCCCTTGCGGCGGCCCTGGCGCGGGCCTTCAGCCCGGCGGGCGCGCTGGCGTACCTTGTGTTCGTGCTGCTGTACACGCCCTGTATTGCCACCGTCGGCGCGCTGGCGCAGGAGCACGGGCGGCGAGTGGCGTGGACCACGGTCGCCTACCAGCTCGCCACCGCCTGGGTCATGGGTTTCCTCGTCTACCAGATCGCGTCGAGGCTGCTGTGA
- a CDS encoding MarR family transcriptional regulator, with protein MTTPLAAILGAVSGEPRTPAELARTLGSSEAALTGMLRTLQAGGYVQEAVPEQEGCACGPCALKSLCRNVGGEAAPLHLLRLTPRGEAYLKRVR; from the coding sequence GTGACCACGCCGCTGGCCGCCATCCTCGGCGCGGTGTCGGGGGAGCCGCGCACCCCCGCCGAACTCGCCCGCACCCTGGGGAGCAGTGAGGCGGCCCTGACAGGGATGCTGCGGACCCTGCAAGCGGGGGGCTACGTGCAGGAGGCTGTACCGGAGCAGGAGGGCTGCGCCTGTGGCCCCTGCGCCCTGAAGAGCCTGTGCCGCAACGTGGGTGGGGAGGCCGCCCCTTTGCACCTGCTGAGGCTCACCCCACGGGGCGAGGCTTACCTGAAGCGGGTGCGCTGA
- a CDS encoding MFS transporter, whose amino-acid sequence MTTPPPAAARVSPWVLSAFWFGTAFHWLLLLLILMPANVVRFVGEGQKGTYLGTLTAVGAVMALVLPPIIGARSDRTGRRLPYIRLGLGVNLAGLAVMAFAATALVGLGGFWVYVLGFLLVQFGNNYATAPYSALIPQLVPPEQRGRYSGVMGLLQAVGQLLGAVTAFVVGLLKLPVLVSFALIALVLFVPALITLRGVPEREGPPAHTPAQPALSWRQLFAYQPFLWVFVTRVLFALGQYSVQPFLQYYNVDVLRQRDPATSTSIMLVCIIVGSIASALIGGRISDRVGRKPVIYVAGSAMAAAALLLLVAPSYPTALALAVFFGLGFGAFTSVDWALGSDAMPSASSYARDMGIWHVAFVAPQLSSAPQGALLDWGNAQGGNLGYTLVFGIAALFFLLGVVLVRNVPEVMRGRAHAT is encoded by the coding sequence ATGACGACTCCCCCCCCCGCCGCCGCGCGCGTCAGCCCGTGGGTGCTGTCCGCGTTCTGGTTCGGCACCGCGTTTCACTGGCTCCTGCTGCTCCTGATCCTGATGCCCGCCAACGTCGTGCGCTTCGTGGGCGAGGGGCAGAAGGGCACTTATCTGGGCACCCTGACTGCCGTAGGGGCCGTGATGGCGCTCGTGCTGCCGCCGATCATTGGGGCGCGCAGTGACCGCACGGGGAGGCGGCTGCCGTACATCCGGCTGGGACTGGGCGTGAACCTGGCGGGCCTGGCGGTGATGGCCTTCGCCGCTACGGCGCTGGTGGGTCTGGGGGGCTTCTGGGTATACGTCCTTGGCTTCCTGCTCGTGCAATTCGGGAATAACTACGCGACGGCGCCCTACAGCGCCCTGATCCCGCAACTTGTGCCACCCGAGCAGCGTGGGCGCTACAGCGGCGTCATGGGGCTGCTTCAGGCGGTCGGGCAACTGCTGGGGGCGGTGACGGCGTTTGTGGTCGGCCTGCTGAAGCTCCCCGTGCTCGTCTCCTTCGCACTGATCGCCCTAGTGCTGTTCGTGCCCGCCCTGATCACGCTGCGCGGGGTGCCGGAGAGGGAAGGGCCACCCGCCCACACCCCGGCCCAGCCCGCTCTCTCGTGGCGGCAGCTCTTCGCGTACCAGCCTTTCCTGTGGGTGTTCGTCACGCGGGTGCTGTTCGCCCTCGGGCAGTACAGCGTGCAACCCTTCCTCCAGTACTACAACGTGGACGTGCTGCGCCAGCGCGACCCGGCGACCAGCACCTCGATCATGCTCGTATGCATCATTGTTGGGAGCATCGCCTCTGCGCTCATCGGTGGGCGGATCAGCGACCGGGTGGGCCGCAAGCCGGTGATCTACGTAGCGGGGAGCGCGATGGCGGCGGCGGCGCTGCTGCTGCTCGTCGCGCCGTCCTACCCGACGGCACTGGCCCTCGCCGTGTTCTTCGGGCTGGGCTTCGGGGCGTTTACGAGTGTGGACTGGGCGCTGGGCAGCGACGCCATGCCCAGCGCGAGCAGCTACGCGCGGGACATGGGCATCTGGCACGTGGCCTTCGTGGCGCCGCAGCTTTCCAGCGCGCCGCAGGGAGCCCTTCTGGACTGGGGCAACGCACAGGGGGGAAACCTCGGCTATACGCTCGTCTTCGGCATCGCGGCGCTGTTCTTCCTGCTCGGCGTGGTCCTTGTGCGGAACGTGCCGGAAGTCATGCGGGGGCGGGCTCACGCAACCTGA
- a CDS encoding pyridoxamine 5'-phosphate oxidase family protein has product MEQQHEHPSREETIKEMAAVMKNVKFAMLTVMTEDGHLQAHPMTTQQTEFDGDVWFIGGRDTQQVQAMAARPQVNVSYADHGKGAYVSISGAAQLVEDRAKLEELWTDAYKAYFPGGIDDPSVQLVKIEAQGGEYWGSDGKLKNMFQQARAAITGKPATDLGTNETVEF; this is encoded by the coding sequence ATGGAGCAACAACACGAACACCCCAGCCGCGAGGAAACGATCAAGGAGATGGCTGCCGTCATGAAGAACGTCAAGTTTGCCATGTTGACGGTCATGACCGAGGACGGCCACCTGCAAGCCCACCCGATGACCACCCAGCAGACCGAGTTCGACGGCGACGTGTGGTTCATCGGCGGCAGGGACACCCAGCAGGTGCAGGCCATGGCCGCCCGCCCGCAGGTCAATGTGAGCTACGCCGACCACGGCAAGGGCGCTTACGTCAGCATCAGCGGCGCCGCGCAGCTCGTCGAGGACCGCGCCAAATTGGAGGAGCTGTGGACGGACGCTTACAAGGCGTACTTCCCAGGCGGCATCGACGATCCCTCGGTCCAGCTTGTGAAGATTGAGGCGCAGGGTGGCGAGTACTGGGGCAGCGACGGCAAGCTCAAGAACATGTTCCAGCAGGCCCGGGCGGCGATCACGGGCAAGCCCGCCACCGACCTGGGGACGAACGAGACGGTCGAGTTCTAA
- a CDS encoding DMT family transporter: MTAALPHSTPAQTRRALAGVMLTVALWGGNVVLLKALLVRGHLNAETINVGRFLIAGLVLVALSVRAHGWPRWNGRTWAQVALVGLLGNTLFQAFFLTGIRANPAGVAGLVNGLVPVLVVPLGLLLGQRASGRQVGGVLLAFAGLMGLLAVTLQPGMSVTLGGFGWIIAAATVWALYTLWNRPLGERVGGIPFVAFSLVLGCVPYVLWAVPHLTFPGDAPPWAWVGVALSALGANVIAYLGWANGARVLGAARTSVWNTLAPAVALGLSAAVLHERLPPAVWLGAGVILAGAALANWPGAPRVGGKARPE, from the coding sequence GTGACCGCCGCCCTTCCCCATTCCACCCCGGCCCAGACAAGACGTGCGCTGGCCGGGGTCATGCTCACGGTGGCCCTGTGGGGCGGGAACGTCGTGCTGCTCAAGGCGCTGCTGGTCCGCGGCCACCTGAACGCCGAGACGATCAACGTGGGGCGCTTCCTGATCGCCGGGCTGGTCCTCGTGGCCCTCAGCGTGCGGGCGCACGGCTGGCCCCGCTGGAACGGGCGGACCTGGGCCCAGGTGGCCCTGGTCGGCCTGCTGGGAAATACGCTGTTTCAGGCGTTCTTTCTGACAGGCATCCGTGCCAACCCCGCAGGCGTGGCCGGGCTGGTGAATGGCCTGGTGCCCGTGCTCGTCGTACCGCTCGGGTTGCTGCTGGGGCAACGGGCCTCGGGGCGACAGGTCGGCGGAGTGCTGCTCGCCTTCGCGGGGCTGATGGGGCTGCTTGCCGTCACGTTGCAACCCGGCATGTCGGTCACCCTGGGAGGCTTCGGGTGGATCATCGCGGCGGCGACCGTCTGGGCGTTGTACACGCTCTGGAACCGCCCGCTGGGGGAACGGGTGGGCGGCATTCCCTTCGTGGCCTTCAGCCTGGTGCTGGGGTGTGTGCCCTACGTGCTGTGGGCCGTCCCGCACCTGACGTTTCCGGGGGACGCGCCGCCCTGGGCCTGGGTTGGGGTCGCCCTCAGCGCCCTGGGGGCGAACGTCATCGCCTACCTGGGCTGGGCGAACGGTGCCCGGGTACTGGGTGCGGCGCGCACGAGCGTCTGGAACACGCTGGCCCCCGCCGTCGCGCTGGGGCTAAGCGCCGCCGTGCTGCACGAGCGCCTGCCGCCCGCCGTGTGGCTGGGCGCCGGGGTCATTCTGGCCGGGGCCGCCCTCGCCAACTGGCCGGGGGCCCCTCGGGTTGGGGGAAAAGCGCGGCCTGAGTAA
- the sdhC gene encoding succinate dehydrogenase, cytochrome b556 subunit, translated as MYRGREGQWAWMLHRLSGLAILAYLLIHVISISLFVFGERAYMAVHTTYELPIFSLGLIAVTAGVVYHSLNGLRIIMMDFTGRGVAYQRQMFYAVLGLTVLATAYTAFVVIGRLIGGEA; from the coding sequence ATGTACCGAGGAAGAGAGGGGCAGTGGGCCTGGATGCTTCACCGCCTGTCCGGGCTGGCGATTCTGGCCTACCTGCTGATCCATGTCATCAGCATCAGCCTGTTCGTGTTCGGCGAGCGGGCCTACATGGCGGTTCACACCACCTATGAGCTGCCGATCTTCAGCCTGGGCCTGATCGCGGTCACCGCCGGAGTCGTGTACCACTCCCTGAACGGCCTGCGGATCATCATGATGGACTTCACCGGGCGGGGCGTGGCCTACCAGCGCCAGATGTTCTACGCGGTGCTGGGCCTGACCGTGCTTGCCACGGCCTACACCGCCTTCGTGGTGATCGGCCGACTGATCGGGGGCGAGGCATGA